In one Bacteroidales bacterium WCE2004 genomic region, the following are encoded:
- a CDS encoding phosphoribosylamine--glycine ligase, whose product MAQDKKVLVVGGGGRCHAIVDALSRSPQVAKIYCAPGNAGIAAQAECVPIKDTDVKGLLAFAQEQGIDLTVVGPEAALSVGVVDAFRAAGLAIFGHTKAATRIESSKEFAKVLMDKYGIPTAGYRSFDDFQEALDYVNARPFPAVLKYDGLAAGKGVVIAADAAEAEAALRSMLLDEAFGKGRVVVEDFLTGPEFSFMAFVDGEKVYPMPLSQDHKRAFDGDKGPNTGGMGAYTGLPFITEEDRAFAQKEILEATARAMVAEGCPLSGVLYGGLMKTPDGIKVIEFNARFGDPETEVVLPLLDSDIYDIFLAVASGKPAAEPVWRKAVTLGVVLASKGYPGSYDKGAEILGVDQVDAKVYHMGTKRDGDRLLTAGGRVMMVVAEGKDIRAAYRKVYGEISKIQCDNLFHRRDIAHWALDGQILDGKALAASIKDGLRDRVAKLEVKYGRKPSLAVIIVGNNPASQVYVRNKVKSAIYVGMNSRLITMAEDATEEALLKMIDDLNRDPEVDGILVQLPLPKQINEERVIDAIAQEKDVDGFHPRNVSDLWLGRPCTIPCTPKGILRLIDESGIDLNGKTAVVVGRSNIVGKPVAKLLLDRNATVVIAHSRTKDLKAMTLQADVLVVAVGRPNMVTGDMVKPGAVVIDVGINRTDDGKLCGDVDFVSARLRASWITPVPGGVGPMTIAMLMENTVEAFLARMGK is encoded by the coding sequence ATGGCCCAGGACAAGAAAGTGCTCGTGGTCGGTGGCGGCGGACGCTGCCACGCCATCGTGGATGCGCTCAGCCGCTCCCCGCAGGTTGCGAAGATCTATTGCGCTCCCGGCAACGCCGGCATCGCCGCGCAGGCGGAGTGCGTCCCCATCAAGGATACGGACGTCAAAGGCCTGCTCGCCTTTGCGCAGGAGCAGGGGATCGACCTGACGGTCGTCGGCCCCGAGGCCGCGCTGTCGGTCGGCGTCGTGGACGCCTTCCGCGCCGCGGGCCTCGCCATCTTCGGCCACACGAAGGCTGCCACGCGCATCGAGAGCAGCAAGGAGTTCGCCAAGGTCCTGATGGACAAATACGGCATCCCGACGGCGGGCTACCGCAGCTTCGACGATTTCCAGGAGGCGCTCGACTATGTCAACGCCCGGCCGTTCCCGGCCGTGCTCAAATACGACGGCCTGGCCGCCGGCAAGGGCGTAGTGATCGCCGCCGATGCGGCGGAGGCCGAAGCCGCGCTCCGCAGCATGCTGCTGGACGAGGCCTTCGGCAAGGGCCGCGTGGTGGTCGAGGACTTCCTGACCGGTCCTGAATTCTCCTTCATGGCCTTCGTGGACGGCGAGAAGGTCTATCCGATGCCGCTCTCGCAGGACCACAAGCGCGCCTTCGACGGCGACAAGGGCCCGAACACCGGCGGCATGGGCGCCTACACGGGCCTCCCGTTCATCACGGAGGAGGACCGCGCCTTTGCGCAGAAAGAGATCCTCGAGGCGACCGCCAGGGCGATGGTCGCCGAGGGCTGCCCGCTCTCCGGCGTGCTCTACGGCGGCCTGATGAAGACCCCCGACGGCATCAAGGTGATCGAGTTCAACGCCCGTTTCGGCGATCCCGAGACCGAAGTCGTGCTGCCGCTGCTGGACAGCGACATCTATGATATTTTCCTGGCCGTGGCCAGCGGCAAGCCGGCGGCGGAGCCCGTCTGGCGCAAGGCCGTGACGCTCGGCGTCGTGCTGGCCTCCAAGGGCTATCCCGGGTCCTACGACAAGGGCGCCGAGATCCTCGGCGTAGACCAGGTCGACGCCAAGGTCTACCACATGGGCACGAAGCGCGACGGCGACCGCCTGCTGACGGCCGGCGGCCGCGTGATGATGGTCGTGGCCGAGGGCAAGGACATCCGCGCCGCCTACCGCAAGGTCTACGGCGAGATCTCCAAGATCCAGTGTGACAATCTCTTCCATCGCCGCGACATCGCCCACTGGGCCCTTGACGGCCAGATCCTGGACGGCAAGGCGCTCGCCGCCTCCATCAAGGACGGGCTGCGCGACCGCGTGGCCAAGCTGGAAGTCAAATACGGCCGCAAGCCTTCGCTGGCCGTGATCATCGTGGGCAACAACCCCGCGAGCCAGGTGTACGTGCGCAACAAGGTCAAGTCCGCGATCTACGTGGGGATGAATTCCCGCCTGATCACGATGGCCGAGGATGCCACGGAGGAGGCCCTCCTCAAGATGATCGATGACCTGAACCGCGATCCGGAGGTGGACGGCATCCTCGTGCAGCTCCCGCTGCCCAAGCAGATCAACGAGGAGCGCGTGATCGACGCCATCGCCCAGGAGAAGGACGTGGACGGATTCCATCCGCGCAACGTCTCCGACCTCTGGCTCGGCCGTCCCTGCACCATCCCGTGCACGCCGAAGGGTATCCTCCGCCTGATCGACGAGAGCGGCATCGACCTCAACGGCAAGACCGCTGTGGTCGTGGGCCGCAGCAACATCGTCGGCAAGCCGGTGGCGAAGCTCCTGCTGGACCGCAACGCCACTGTGGTCATCGCGCATTCGCGCACCAAGGACCTCAAGGCGATGACGCTCCAGGCTGATGTGCTCGTGGTGGCCGTCGGCCGGCCGAACATGGTCACGGGCGACATGGTCAAGCCCGGGGCCGTGGTCATCGACGTGGGCATCAACCGCACCGACGACGGCAAGCTCTGCGGCGACGTCGACTTCGTCAGCGCCCGCCTGCGCGCTTCCTGGATCACGCCCGTGCCGGGCGGCGTCGGGCCGATGACCATCGCGATGCTGATGGAGAACACGGTGGAGGCTTTCCTGGCCCGGATGGGGAAGTGA
- a CDS encoding phosphoribosylaminoimidazolecarboxamide formyltransferase / IMP cyclohydrolase: MRALVSVSDKTGLVPFVQGLQALGWTIIATGGTQRLLEEQGVKTVGISEVTGFPEILDGRVKTLHPKVHGGILARRDVPAHMATLEEQGIGTIDLVCVNLYPFRQTIAKEGVSMEDAIENIDIGGPSMVRSAAKNWRDVTIVCDPADYDRVLDEIRTSGKTSDQTRLQLSAKAYTHTAEYDMCISSWMRKQAGLNEKLFLEYDLKQPLRYGENPHQAAKFYAAMEPAPYSLAFAKQIQGKELSYNNIQDANAALNVLRDFDAPFCVALKHMNPCGAAVGANIEEAWQAAYEADKVSIYGGIVGVNRELTAEVARGMKPIFLEIVIAPSFTPEALEILSTKKNLRVLEVPMQREAQAPMQYVGVNGGMLAQQLDTAMETVSEEMCVTKVKPTAAQLADLDFGWRIVKHIKSNAIAVVRDNHTIGVGAGQTNRVGSAEIALKEAQAAGFTEGLILASDGFLPFDDTVALAAQYGVTAIVQPGGSIRDEDAIKKADELGITMLFTGIRHFKH; this comes from the coding sequence ATGAGAGCGTTAGTCAGTGTAAGCGACAAGACCGGGCTCGTGCCTTTCGTGCAGGGCCTCCAGGCATTGGGTTGGACCATCATCGCCACGGGCGGTACCCAGCGGCTGCTGGAAGAGCAGGGCGTCAAGACCGTCGGCATCAGCGAGGTCACGGGTTTCCCCGAGATCCTCGACGGCCGCGTCAAGACCCTGCACCCGAAGGTGCACGGCGGCATCCTGGCACGTCGTGACGTGCCGGCCCACATGGCCACGCTGGAGGAGCAGGGGATCGGCACGATCGACCTCGTGTGCGTGAACCTCTATCCTTTCCGCCAGACCATCGCCAAGGAGGGTGTCTCGATGGAGGATGCCATCGAGAACATCGACATCGGCGGCCCCTCGATGGTGCGCAGCGCCGCCAAGAACTGGCGCGACGTGACCATCGTCTGCGATCCGGCCGACTACGACCGCGTGCTGGACGAGATCCGCACCAGCGGCAAGACCTCCGACCAGACGCGCCTGCAGCTCTCCGCCAAGGCCTACACCCACACGGCCGAATATGATATGTGCATCTCTTCGTGGATGCGCAAGCAGGCCGGCCTGAACGAGAAGCTCTTCCTGGAGTACGACCTCAAGCAGCCGCTCCGCTACGGCGAGAACCCCCACCAGGCCGCGAAGTTCTATGCGGCGATGGAGCCGGCGCCCTATTCCCTCGCTTTCGCGAAGCAGATCCAGGGCAAGGAGCTCTCCTACAACAACATCCAGGACGCCAACGCCGCCCTGAACGTGCTGCGCGACTTCGACGCGCCGTTCTGCGTGGCGCTCAAGCATATGAACCCCTGCGGCGCGGCCGTGGGCGCCAACATCGAGGAGGCCTGGCAGGCCGCCTATGAGGCTGACAAGGTCAGCATCTACGGCGGCATCGTGGGCGTGAACCGCGAGCTCACCGCCGAGGTGGCGCGCGGGATGAAGCCCATCTTCCTCGAGATCGTGATCGCCCCGTCCTTCACGCCGGAGGCGCTGGAGATCCTCTCCACCAAGAAGAACCTCCGCGTGCTGGAGGTGCCGATGCAGCGCGAGGCGCAGGCCCCGATGCAGTATGTCGGCGTCAACGGCGGTATGCTCGCCCAGCAGCTCGACACCGCGATGGAGACCGTCAGCGAGGAGATGTGCGTGACGAAGGTCAAGCCGACGGCGGCCCAGCTGGCCGACCTCGACTTCGGCTGGCGCATCGTCAAGCACATCAAGTCCAACGCCATCGCCGTGGTCCGCGACAACCACACGATCGGTGTGGGCGCCGGCCAGACCAACCGCGTCGGCTCCGCTGAGATCGCCCTCAAGGAGGCCCAGGCGGCCGGATTCACCGAAGGTCTCATCCTGGCTTCCGACGGCTTCCTGCCCTTCGACGACACCGTGGCGCTGGCCGCGCAGTACGGCGTGACGGCCATCGTCCAGCCGGGCGGCAGCATCCGCGACGAGGATGCCATCAAGAAGGCCGACGAGCTCGGCATCACGATGCTCTTTACCGGAATCAGACATTTCAAGCATTAA